One Acropora palmata chromosome 2, jaAcrPala1.3, whole genome shotgun sequence genomic window carries:
- the LOC141874343 gene encoding uncharacterized protein LOC141874343 isoform X3 translates to MQECHRLLVKTKLGKESQALTYETFEDIRDAEDAHYYLDRVVLLGRELEVQFAEGDRKTPHQMRNKERRDTYSSGGYSSSSRRDNQDDYSSRRSRSRSPRRRRRRSHSKSKSRSPRRRERTSRSDRNRDNHRDSKREKERERSQSRSPSRARSRSASRSRSASPVAEFSEKEDEQVAQSRSPSPN, encoded by the exons ATGCAAGAGTGTCATAGGCTTCTAGTGAAGACCAAGCTTGGTAAAGAAAGTCAAGCCTTAACATATGAAACATTTGAAGATATCCGTGATGCAGAAGATGCACATTATTACCTGGACCGAGTGGTGTTGCTTGGAAGGGAACTTGAAGTGCAATTTGCAGAAGGAGACAGGAAAA CCCCACATCAGAtgagaaacaaagaaaggcgAGACACATACAGTAGTGGAGGATACAGCAGTAGTAGTAGGAGAGATAACCAGGATGATTACAG CAGTCGCCGTTCCCGCAGTCGTAGCCCAAg GCGTCGTCGCCGTAGATCCCACTCAAAGTCAAAATCCCGCTCGCCGAGACGCCGTGAACGCACCAGCCGCAGCGACAGAAACCGTGACAATCACCGTGACAgtaagagagagaaagaacgAGAGCGATCACAGTCACGCTCACCATCGCGTGCAAGATCTCGGTCAGCCTCGCGTTCACGCTCCGCATCGCCTGTTGCAGAGTTCAGCGAGAAAGAAGACGAACAAGTTGCTCAGAGTCGTTCACCCAGTCCAAACTAA
- the LOC141874343 gene encoding serine/arginine-rich splicing factor 10-like isoform X1 has protein sequence MSRYSRPPNSSLYVRNLHHDTRPEDLRRMFGKYGRITDVYIPLDYYTRESRGFAYVQFEDIRDAEDAHYYLDRVVLLGRELEVQFAEGDRKTPHQMRNKERRDTYSSGGYSSSSRRDNQDDYSSRRSRSRSPRRRRRRSHSKSKSRSPRRRERTSRSDRNRDNHRDSKREKERERSQSRSPSRARSRSASRSRSASPVAEFSEKEDEQVAQSRSPSPN, from the exons ATGTCTCGATATTCCCGACCACCAAACAGCTCGCTTTACGTGAGAAACCTACACCATGACACCAG aCCCGAGGATCTGCGACGAATGTTTGGCAAGTACGGCCGTATAACAGACGTTTACATACCCTTGGACTACTACACGAGAGAATCCCGTGGATTTGCTTATGTACAAT TTGAAGATATCCGTGATGCAGAAGATGCACATTATTACCTGGACCGAGTGGTGTTGCTTGGAAGGGAACTTGAAGTGCAATTTGCAGAAGGAGACAGGAAAA CCCCACATCAGAtgagaaacaaagaaaggcgAGACACATACAGTAGTGGAGGATACAGCAGTAGTAGTAGGAGAGATAACCAGGATGATTACAG CAGTCGCCGTTCCCGCAGTCGTAGCCCAAg GCGTCGTCGCCGTAGATCCCACTCAAAGTCAAAATCCCGCTCGCCGAGACGCCGTGAACGCACCAGCCGCAGCGACAGAAACCGTGACAATCACCGTGACAgtaagagagagaaagaacgAGAGCGATCACAGTCACGCTCACCATCGCGTGCAAGATCTCGGTCAGCCTCGCGTTCACGCTCCGCATCGCCTGTTGCAGAGTTCAGCGAGAAAGAAGACGAACAAGTTGCTCAGAGTCGTTCACCCAGTCCAAACTAA
- the LOC141874339 gene encoding histone RNA hairpin-binding protein-like isoform X2, whose protein sequence is MDIIPKEIGKYRRSRLKGDERLRSSRYTHADRESSSRRPKKNPRTFDSCENDRRHKRAIISEDQFIPLIPSAASDPKENSAESKGFQSSRNPWTENRKTPLENSTQHKENQPIDLSLEFPPLGVSSFSATPEVSKDWGSLVEEEEEREASLQKKEMTNPRSKRKLQLSEFQKENTPKNKTFIVDEHRLQKRQKQIDFGKNTLAYGRYIDAVKREDRTKEDPNTPDKFQACSTRSWVGQIKIWRRKLHVWDPPSEGQEDLFLSPSQSFQSFRSDVRMEEDSNCDANDADDDMSTSTQCSIDDPFHGFDIDECLMNDGLPL, encoded by the exons ATGGATATCATACCTAAAGAAATAGGAAAATACCGACGCTCCCGTTTGAAAGGCGATGAAAGGTTGCGTTCTTCGAGGTATACGCACGCTGATAGAGAATCTTCTTCGCGCCGCCCAAAGAAGAACCCAAGGACCTTTGATTCCTGCGAAAACGATCGAAG GCATAAAAGAGCAATTATTTCAGAAGACCAATTCATTCCCCTTATACCATCTGCTGCGAGTGATCCCAAGGAAAACTCAGCTGAGAGCAAAGGTTTTCAATCTTCAAGGAACCCATGGACTGAAAACAGGAAAACTCCTTTAGAAAACTCAACACaacacaaagaaaatcaacCAATAGACCTCTCTCTGGAATTCCCTCCTCTGGGTGTTTCAAG CTTCTCTGCCACACCTGAAGTTAGCAAAGATTGGGGAAGCTTggttgaagaagaagaagaaagagaagcaAGTTTACAGAAGAAGGAAATGACTAATCCCAG GTCCAAAAGGAAACTTCAACTTTCTGAATTTCAGAAAGAAAACACCCCAAAGAATAAAACGTTCATTGTGGATGAACATAGACTTCAAAAACGCCAGAAACAAATTGACTTTGGCAAGAATACATTGGCATATGGACGCTACATAGATGCTGTGAAACG GGAGGATCGAACAAAGGAAGACCCAAACACCCCTGACAAATTCCAAGCCTGCAGTACTCGTTCATGGGTGGGTCAAATCAAGATATGGCGACGCAAACTCCATGTGTGGGATCCACCTTCTGAAGGGCAAGAAGATTTGTTCTTGTCTCCGTCACAGag CTTTCAGTCATTTCGTAGTGATGTTAGGATGGAAGAGGACAGTAACTGCGATGCCAACGATGCCGATGATGACATGTCAACGTCCACTCAATGCAGCATAGATGATCCATTCCATGGCTTCGACATAGATGAATGTTTGATGAATGATGGATTGCCACTTTAG
- the LOC141874343 gene encoding serine/arginine-rich splicing factor 10-like isoform X2, which translates to MSRYSRPPNSSLYVRNLHHDTRPEDLRRMFGKYGRITDVYIPLDYYTRESRGFAYVQFEDIRDAEDAHYYLDRVVLLGRELEVQFAEGDRKTPHQMRNKERRDTYSSGGYSSSSRRDNQDDYSRRSRSRSPRRRRRRSHSKSKSRSPRRRERTSRSDRNRDNHRDSKREKERERSQSRSPSRARSRSASRSRSASPVAEFSEKEDEQVAQSRSPSPN; encoded by the exons ATGTCTCGATATTCCCGACCACCAAACAGCTCGCTTTACGTGAGAAACCTACACCATGACACCAG aCCCGAGGATCTGCGACGAATGTTTGGCAAGTACGGCCGTATAACAGACGTTTACATACCCTTGGACTACTACACGAGAGAATCCCGTGGATTTGCTTATGTACAAT TTGAAGATATCCGTGATGCAGAAGATGCACATTATTACCTGGACCGAGTGGTGTTGCTTGGAAGGGAACTTGAAGTGCAATTTGCAGAAGGAGACAGGAAAA CCCCACATCAGAtgagaaacaaagaaaggcgAGACACATACAGTAGTGGAGGATACAGCAGTAGTAGTAGGAGAGATAACCAGGATGATTACAG TCGCCGTTCCCGCAGTCGTAGCCCAAg GCGTCGTCGCCGTAGATCCCACTCAAAGTCAAAATCCCGCTCGCCGAGACGCCGTGAACGCACCAGCCGCAGCGACAGAAACCGTGACAATCACCGTGACAgtaagagagagaaagaacgAGAGCGATCACAGTCACGCTCACCATCGCGTGCAAGATCTCGGTCAGCCTCGCGTTCACGCTCCGCATCGCCTGTTGCAGAGTTCAGCGAGAAAGAAGACGAACAAGTTGCTCAGAGTCGTTCACCCAGTCCAAACTAA
- the LOC141874331 gene encoding uncharacterized protein LOC141874331 isoform X2 encodes MARELIPSLPSFPTLEHAAASSCNSFIKSDIKPNCGPPVIDLTSEGAFTTMSHQPLRHMPAYPTHAHHSSAFHRVSNPPELHGPSNHGCPFLQQRQQRQHHHHHPPPHSRLYHPPSDSRFCPLSMGSTVPLQHHPPHPGPPVIIDVDQIPDHVRAVPVTSLPNSLLVANIPVAAPTYIQPHQPQMDVDPRGNNGVSTHHHHHYHHHHHHHHHHFVQPPYQVPQGYHPYPTPGNMQHHRHSRRWHHSNPSHSSWSPRRSHPTPPPPAAVHPYPDLLYHLISMMSMQPEASQASPPAWEEELHPRENYGFQTVGIFPEQICEAKPRGLSRSEIDQLQTYRVTSGSKDAKDNNRCVVCLVDFEEKQLVRVLPCLHEYHTRCIDKWLKSNRTCPICRAEVNVHPE; translated from the exons ATGGCCAGAGAGTTGATTCCGAGTTTGCCCTCATTTCCCACGTTGGAGCACGCTGCTGCCTCAAGTTGTAATAGTTTCATCAAG AGTGATATCAAACCAAATTGTGGTCCTCCAGTGATTGATCTTACAAGCGAAGGTGCTTTCACAACTATGTCTCATCAGCCATTGAGGCACATGCCTGCTTACCCAACCCATGCCCACCActcctcagcttttcataGGGTCAGCAATCCACCAGAGTTGCATGG TCCTTCAAATCATGGTTGTCCATTTCTACAACAAAGACAGCAACGACagcaccaccaccaccaccctCCACCACACAGTAGACTCTACCACCCTCCCTCTGATAGTAGGTTTTGTCCCCTAAGTATGGGCTCAACAGTACCTCTTCAACACCATCCACCCCACCCAGGACCTCCAGTTATCATTGATGTGGACCAAATACCAGATCATGTCCGCGCAGTGCCTGTGACAAGTCTTCCAAACTCTCTTCTGGTTGCAAATATTCCAGTTGCTGCACCAACTTACATTCAGCCACATCAGCCTCAA ATGGATGTAGATCCGCGAGGGAATAATGGAGTCAGTAcacatcatcatcaccattatCACCACCACCATCATCACCACCACCATCACTTTGTACAGCCGCCGTATCAAGTACCACAGGGTTACCATCCATATCCCACTCCTGGCAACATG CAGCACCACAGACACTCAAGAAGATGGCATCACAGCAACCCATCGCACTCTAGTTGGTCACCTCGACGTTCGCATCCAACACCCCCACCACCTGCTGCAGTGCACCCTTACCCCGATCTTCTTTATCATCTTATATCTATGATGTCAATGCAGCCTGAAGCGTCACAAGCATCACCTCCAGCATGGGAAGAGGAGTTACATCCACGTGAGAATTATGGG TTTCAGACTGTCGGAATTTTTCCCGAACAAATATGCGAAGCAAAGCCGAGAGGGCTTTCCCGTTCAGAAATCGATCAGCTGCAAACATACCGAGTGACATCTGGGTCAAAAGATGCAAAGGATAACAATAGATGTGTGGTGTGTTTGGTGGACTTTGAAGAGAAACAACTGGTTAGAGTTCTCCCTTGTCTTCATGAGTATCATACAAGATGTATTGACAAGTGGCTCAAG tcaAACAGAACATGTCCTATATGTCGTGCTGAAGTCAATGTTCATCCAgaataa
- the LOC141874339 gene encoding histone RNA hairpin-binding protein-like isoform X1 has product MDIIPKEIGKYRRSRLKGDERLRSSRYTHADRESSSRRPKKNPRTFDSCENDRRHKRAIISEDQFIPLIPSAASDPKENSAESKGFQSSRNPWTENRKTPLENSTQHKENQPIDLSLEFPPLGVSSFSATPEVSKDWGSLVEEEEEREASLQKKEMTNPRSKRKLQLSEFQKENTPKNKTFIVDEHRLQKRQKQIDFGKNTLAYGRYIDAVKREDRTKEDPNTPDKFQACSTRSWVGQIKIWRRKLHVWDPPSEGQEDLFLSPSQSSFQSFRSDVRMEEDSNCDANDADDDMSTSTQCSIDDPFHGFDIDECLMNDGLPL; this is encoded by the exons ATGGATATCATACCTAAAGAAATAGGAAAATACCGACGCTCCCGTTTGAAAGGCGATGAAAGGTTGCGTTCTTCGAGGTATACGCACGCTGATAGAGAATCTTCTTCGCGCCGCCCAAAGAAGAACCCAAGGACCTTTGATTCCTGCGAAAACGATCGAAG GCATAAAAGAGCAATTATTTCAGAAGACCAATTCATTCCCCTTATACCATCTGCTGCGAGTGATCCCAAGGAAAACTCAGCTGAGAGCAAAGGTTTTCAATCTTCAAGGAACCCATGGACTGAAAACAGGAAAACTCCTTTAGAAAACTCAACACaacacaaagaaaatcaacCAATAGACCTCTCTCTGGAATTCCCTCCTCTGGGTGTTTCAAG CTTCTCTGCCACACCTGAAGTTAGCAAAGATTGGGGAAGCTTggttgaagaagaagaagaaagagaagcaAGTTTACAGAAGAAGGAAATGACTAATCCCAG GTCCAAAAGGAAACTTCAACTTTCTGAATTTCAGAAAGAAAACACCCCAAAGAATAAAACGTTCATTGTGGATGAACATAGACTTCAAAAACGCCAGAAACAAATTGACTTTGGCAAGAATACATTGGCATATGGACGCTACATAGATGCTGTGAAACG GGAGGATCGAACAAAGGAAGACCCAAACACCCCTGACAAATTCCAAGCCTGCAGTACTCGTTCATGGGTGGGTCAAATCAAGATATGGCGACGCAAACTCCATGTGTGGGATCCACCTTCTGAAGGGCAAGAAGATTTGTTCTTGTCTCCGTCACAGag CAGCTTTCAGTCATTTCGTAGTGATGTTAGGATGGAAGAGGACAGTAACTGCGATGCCAACGATGCCGATGATGACATGTCAACGTCCACTCAATGCAGCATAGATGATCCATTCCATGGCTTCGACATAGATGAATGTTTGATGAATGATGGATTGCCACTTTAG
- the LOC141874331 gene encoding uncharacterized protein LOC141874331 isoform X1: MARELIPSLPSFPTLEHAAASSCNSFIKSDIKPNCGPPVIDLTSEGAFTTMSHQPLRHMPAYPTHAHHSSAFHRVSNPPELHGSPSNHGCPFLQQRQQRQHHHHHPPPHSRLYHPPSDSRFCPLSMGSTVPLQHHPPHPGPPVIIDVDQIPDHVRAVPVTSLPNSLLVANIPVAAPTYIQPHQPQMDVDPRGNNGVSTHHHHHYHHHHHHHHHHFVQPPYQVPQGYHPYPTPGNMQHHRHSRRWHHSNPSHSSWSPRRSHPTPPPPAAVHPYPDLLYHLISMMSMQPEASQASPPAWEEELHPRENYGFQTVGIFPEQICEAKPRGLSRSEIDQLQTYRVTSGSKDAKDNNRCVVCLVDFEEKQLVRVLPCLHEYHTRCIDKWLKSNRTCPICRAEVNVHPE, translated from the exons ATGGCCAGAGAGTTGATTCCGAGTTTGCCCTCATTTCCCACGTTGGAGCACGCTGCTGCCTCAAGTTGTAATAGTTTCATCAAG AGTGATATCAAACCAAATTGTGGTCCTCCAGTGATTGATCTTACAAGCGAAGGTGCTTTCACAACTATGTCTCATCAGCCATTGAGGCACATGCCTGCTTACCCAACCCATGCCCACCActcctcagcttttcataGGGTCAGCAATCCACCAGAGTTGCATGG AAGTCCTTCAAATCATGGTTGTCCATTTCTACAACAAAGACAGCAACGACagcaccaccaccaccaccctCCACCACACAGTAGACTCTACCACCCTCCCTCTGATAGTAGGTTTTGTCCCCTAAGTATGGGCTCAACAGTACCTCTTCAACACCATCCACCCCACCCAGGACCTCCAGTTATCATTGATGTGGACCAAATACCAGATCATGTCCGCGCAGTGCCTGTGACAAGTCTTCCAAACTCTCTTCTGGTTGCAAATATTCCAGTTGCTGCACCAACTTACATTCAGCCACATCAGCCTCAA ATGGATGTAGATCCGCGAGGGAATAATGGAGTCAGTAcacatcatcatcaccattatCACCACCACCATCATCACCACCACCATCACTTTGTACAGCCGCCGTATCAAGTACCACAGGGTTACCATCCATATCCCACTCCTGGCAACATG CAGCACCACAGACACTCAAGAAGATGGCATCACAGCAACCCATCGCACTCTAGTTGGTCACCTCGACGTTCGCATCCAACACCCCCACCACCTGCTGCAGTGCACCCTTACCCCGATCTTCTTTATCATCTTATATCTATGATGTCAATGCAGCCTGAAGCGTCACAAGCATCACCTCCAGCATGGGAAGAGGAGTTACATCCACGTGAGAATTATGGG TTTCAGACTGTCGGAATTTTTCCCGAACAAATATGCGAAGCAAAGCCGAGAGGGCTTTCCCGTTCAGAAATCGATCAGCTGCAAACATACCGAGTGACATCTGGGTCAAAAGATGCAAAGGATAACAATAGATGTGTGGTGTGTTTGGTGGACTTTGAAGAGAAACAACTGGTTAGAGTTCTCCCTTGTCTTCATGAGTATCATACAAGATGTATTGACAAGTGGCTCAAG tcaAACAGAACATGTCCTATATGTCGTGCTGAAGTCAATGTTCATCCAgaataa